One Rhodanobacteraceae bacterium DNA segment encodes these proteins:
- the guaA gene encoding glutamine-hydrolyzing GMP synthase yields the protein MSVNIHQDRILILDFGSQYTQLIARRVREIGVYCEIWAWDHKPEDIAEFAPRGVILSGGPESVTEADSPRAPQAVFDLGVPILGICYGMQTMAAQLGGQVVPGDEREFGYAAVLQTAACSLLDELTVDNEQPALDVWMSHGDRVSALPPGFTAVAATQNVPIVAMADSERRYYGLQFHPEVTHTQHGETILRRFVVDECGCATLWTAALIIDDGIARVREQVGKDTVLLGLSGGVDSSVVAALLHQAIGQQLLCIFVDTGLLRFQEGDQVMAQFAEHMHLRVIRVDARERFFAALAGVEDPEAKRKIIGGLFIEVFEEEATRHGDVRWLAQGTIYPDVIESAGSRTGKAHVIKSHHNVGGLPARMRMGLVEPLRELFKDEVRRMGVALGLPHSMVYRHPFPGPGLGVRVLGEVNAAAVNVLQRADHIFIEELRRADLYDKVSQAFAVFLPVRSVGVVGDARAYEPVIALRAVETIDFMTAHWAHLPYAFLDHVARRIVNEVRGVSRVVYDISGKPPATIEWE from the coding sequence ATGAGCGTCAACATTCATCAGGATCGCATCCTGATCCTGGATTTCGGTTCGCAATACACCCAGCTGATCGCCCGCCGCGTCCGCGAGATCGGGGTCTATTGCGAGATCTGGGCCTGGGATCACAAGCCTGAAGACATCGCCGAATTCGCGCCGCGCGGGGTGATCCTGTCGGGTGGTCCGGAGTCCGTGACCGAGGCCGATTCGCCGCGGGCGCCGCAGGCAGTATTCGATCTGGGCGTGCCCATCCTCGGCATCTGCTACGGCATGCAGACCATGGCCGCTCAGCTCGGTGGCCAGGTGGTGCCAGGGGACGAACGCGAGTTCGGCTATGCCGCGGTGCTGCAAACCGCTGCTTGCTCCCTGCTGGACGAGCTCACTGTGGATAACGAGCAGCCGGCACTGGACGTCTGGATGAGTCACGGCGATCGCGTCAGCGCGCTGCCTCCGGGCTTTACGGCGGTTGCGGCGACCCAGAATGTGCCGATCGTGGCCATGGCCGATAGCGAACGTCGCTACTACGGCCTGCAATTCCATCCCGAAGTGACGCATACCCAGCATGGCGAAACCATTCTGCGTCGCTTTGTGGTCGACGAATGCGGCTGCGCCACGCTGTGGACCGCAGCCCTGATCATCGACGACGGCATTGCTCGGGTACGCGAGCAAGTCGGCAAGGACACGGTCTTGCTGGGCCTTTCCGGTGGCGTCGACTCCTCGGTGGTGGCAGCGCTGTTGCACCAGGCCATCGGCCAGCAGCTGTTGTGCATCTTCGTCGATACCGGATTGCTGCGCTTCCAGGAAGGCGACCAGGTGATGGCGCAGTTTGCCGAGCACATGCACCTGCGCGTGATCCGGGTCGATGCCCGCGAACGTTTCTTCGCAGCGCTGGCCGGCGTTGAAGATCCAGAGGCCAAGCGCAAGATCATCGGTGGACTGTTCATCGAAGTGTTCGAGGAAGAAGCCACCCGCCACGGCGATGTGCGCTGGTTGGCCCAGGGCACCATCTATCCGGACGTCATCGAGTCGGCCGGCTCCCGAACCGGCAAGGCCCATGTGATCAAGTCACACCACAATGTCGGCGGCCTGCCTGCGCGCATGCGCATGGGCCTGGTCGAACCGCTGCGCGAGCTGTTCAAGGATGAGGTGCGGCGCATGGGTGTCGCCCTGGGACTGCCGCATTCGATGGTCTATCGCCACCCCTTCCCGGGGCCAGGCCTGGGCGTGCGTGTGCTCGGCGAAGTCAATGCCGCTGCAGTGAATGTGCTGCAGCGGGCCGACCATATCTTCATCGAGGAGCTGCGCCGCGCCGATCTTTACGACAAGGTCAGCCAGGCCTTCGCCGTGTTCCTGCCGGTACGTTCGGTGGGCGTGGTCGGCGACGCCCGCGCCTACGAACCGGTGATCGCCCTGCGCGCCGTCGAGACCATCGATTTCATGACCGCGCACTGGGCCCACCTGCCCTACGCCTTCCTCGACCACGTCGCCCGGCGCATCGTCAACGAAGTCCGCGGCGTCTCCCGCGTGGTCTACGATATTTCCGGCAAGCCGCCGGCGACGATCGAGTGGGAGTGA
- a CDS encoding arginyltransferase: MSEDSIRLYRTHLHACGYFRERQASNHVLDPESPRLASVYGQALAQGFRRAGDVLYRTACPGCSACVPYRIPVWQFVPKRSQKRVLARNTDIQIHWRPAALGEEHLALYQRYLGHRHRGGGMDGAGAEDFSRFLLSTWAQTWFMELRFADRLIGCAVTDLCSDSASAVYTYFDPDLSTRSLGTLAILKQIEHCRINALPHLYLGFWIQGHPKMDYKRQFGPGQQYLNQHWQPLGDPGLQPALAVTPD, translated from the coding sequence ATGAGCGAAGACAGCATCCGCCTGTATCGCACCCACCTGCACGCCTGCGGCTACTTCCGCGAGCGCCAGGCCAGCAATCATGTGCTCGATCCCGAATCGCCGCGCCTGGCCTCGGTCTACGGTCAGGCCCTGGCCCAGGGCTTTCGCCGGGCGGGTGACGTGCTCTACCGCACCGCCTGCCCCGGCTGCAGCGCCTGCGTGCCCTATCGCATCCCGGTCTGGCAGTTTGTCCCCAAGCGCAGCCAGAAGCGGGTGCTGGCCCGCAACACCGACATCCAGATCCACTGGCGCCCGGCAGCGCTCGGCGAAGAACACCTCGCGCTCTACCAGCGCTACCTCGGCCACCGCCATCGCGGCGGCGGCATGGACGGCGCCGGCGCCGAGGATTTCAGCCGTTTCCTGCTGAGCACCTGGGCCCAAACCTGGTTCATGGAATTGCGCTTCGCCGACAGACTGATCGGCTGCGCCGTGACCGATCTCTGCAGCGACAGTGCCTCGGCCGTCTACACCTATTTCGATCCCGATCTGTCGACCCGATCGCTCGGCACACTGGCCATCCTCAAGCAGATCGAACACTGCAGAATCAACGCATTGCCACACCTATACCTCGGATTCTGGATCCAGGGCCATCCCAAGATGGATTACAAGCGCCAGTTCGGGCCCGGCCAGCAATACCTGAACCAGCACTGGCAGCCCTTGGGCGATCCAGGTCTTCAGCCTGCGCTGGCGGTCACCCCAGACTGA
- a CDS encoding prepilin-type N-terminal cleavage/methylation domain-containing protein yields MRHSRGFTLVELMIALLIGLIGTIGIVSLFSGTSKTNRFQEALARLQENGRYATLRIESDLRMSAAQYCSAYKGTLLTGTVTPMATERPPAVYAANLFLPDSGNMRSVDAAGYASTSNATSGYGLSQRFFMQGYTCTTGTSCTPALPNPAMFPPAGLSAGNRVPNSDILTTRYQRGTGWPVVGPEADCVSGGTIEISPQPGDDLVNFSPTPLELAYLSDCNSPAIIPITGRSGNTLTLGTLLGGPYPPNCGGASGRDKRLFNFSTDFVTITYYLAFRADDNPDARPNSGADRLVPVLIRRVNGVEQELVRGIDRLDFRYGVRDNQGALRFLNAEQVNNNLGGTITCTPSPANVPPQTAENAPGVPEPQCLWRSVQRVEAHLLVGPGQEVPSMDSISRGYRYLDVEYNPDENTPLPSGILSMNVPRREFIAHAANRNRVL; encoded by the coding sequence ATGCGCCATTCCAGAGGCTTCACGCTGGTCGAACTGATGATTGCCTTGCTGATTGGTTTGATTGGCACTATCGGCATCGTCAGTCTGTTCAGCGGCACCAGCAAGACCAACCGATTCCAGGAAGCCTTGGCGCGCCTTCAGGAGAACGGTCGCTACGCAACACTTCGCATTGAAAGCGATCTGAGAATGTCAGCCGCTCAGTACTGCTCTGCCTACAAGGGCACCTTGCTCACCGGCACGGTCACTCCCATGGCGACCGAACGCCCACCCGCAGTCTATGCGGCCAATCTGTTTCTCCCGGATTCGGGGAATATGCGCAGCGTTGACGCGGCTGGATACGCCTCAACTTCAAATGCCACCAGTGGCTACGGTCTGAGCCAGCGCTTCTTCATGCAGGGATACACCTGCACCACCGGCACGAGTTGCACACCCGCCTTGCCGAATCCGGCCATGTTCCCGCCGGCAGGTCTTTCCGCTGGCAATCGGGTTCCCAACAGCGACATCCTGACCACGAGATATCAACGCGGCACCGGTTGGCCCGTGGTTGGCCCAGAGGCGGATTGCGTCAGTGGTGGAACGATCGAGATCAGCCCCCAGCCCGGTGATGATCTGGTCAATTTTTCACCAACTCCGCTGGAGTTGGCATATCTGAGCGACTGCAATTCGCCCGCCATCATCCCGATCACCGGTAGATCCGGGAACACCCTGACCCTTGGCACCTTGCTGGGCGGTCCTTATCCCCCAAATTGTGGTGGAGCAAGTGGGCGCGACAAGCGCCTGTTCAATTTCAGCACCGATTTTGTGACCATCACCTACTACCTTGCCTTCAGAGCCGATGACAATCCCGACGCAAGACCGAACAGCGGTGCAGATCGACTAGTGCCGGTGCTGATCCGCCGTGTCAACGGGGTCGAGCAGGAACTCGTGCGCGGTATTGATCGGCTGGATTTCCGCTATGGCGTCAGAGACAACCAGGGAGCGTTGCGATTCCTCAACGCCGAACAAGTCAATAACAACCTGGGCGGGACGATCACCTGCACCCCAAGTCCAGCCAACGTTCCACCGCAAACCGCCGAGAACGCGCCAGGTGTACCAGAACCACAATGCCTCTGGAGATCAGTGCAACGCGTGGAGGCGCACTTGCTGGTAGGTCCGGGTCAGGAAGTACCGTCCATGGACTCGATCTCACGCGGCTATCGCTACCTGGATGTGGAGTACAACCCGGACGAGAACACGCCCTTGCCTTCGGGAATCCTGAGCATGAATGTGCCTCGTCGTGAGTTCATTGCCCACGCCGCCAATCGTAACCGTGTCCTTTGA
- a CDS encoding response regulator, producing MTQIHGKRVLIVEDEPKLAAVLRDYLLADGAVVELIEHGDDALPALRLNPPDLLLLDLMLPGTDGLTICKELRQFSTVPVIMITARVEEIDRLLGLELGADDYVCKPFSPREVLARARALLRRSHDWQRAAGNSARSGLDLDEDRFEARWRGRKLDLTPVEFRLLKALVQRPGHVMSRAQLLEHLYMDHRVVSDRTVDSHIKNLRRKFEDMEAGSDPIKSIYGVGYKYEPEL from the coding sequence ATGACTCAGATTCACGGCAAGCGCGTACTCATCGTGGAAGACGAGCCCAAGTTGGCCGCCGTGCTTCGCGACTATCTGCTGGCCGACGGCGCTGTGGTTGAGCTGATCGAACACGGCGACGATGCCCTGCCGGCCTTGCGCCTGAATCCGCCGGATCTGCTGTTGCTCGATCTGATGCTGCCGGGCACCGACGGCCTCACGATCTGCAAGGAGCTGCGACAGTTTTCCACGGTGCCAGTCATCATGATCACCGCCCGGGTGGAGGAGATCGATCGGCTGCTGGGACTGGAGTTGGGTGCCGATGACTATGTCTGCAAGCCTTTCAGCCCGAGGGAAGTGCTGGCCCGAGCCCGGGCCTTGTTGCGGCGCAGTCACGATTGGCAGCGCGCCGCCGGAAACAGTGCCCGGAGCGGACTCGATCTGGACGAGGACCGCTTCGAGGCGCGCTGGCGCGGGCGCAAGCTCGATCTGACGCCGGTGGAATTCCGCCTGCTCAAGGCCCTGGTGCAACGACCCGGGCACGTCATGTCGCGCGCGCAGTTGCTGGAGCATCTCTACATGGATCACCGCGTGGTGTCGGACCGCACCGTGGACAGCCACATCAAGAACCTCCGGCGCAAGTTCGAGGACATGGAAGCCGGCAGCGACCCGATCAAGTCCATCTACGGCGTGGGCTACAAGTATGAGCCCGAGCTCTGA
- a CDS encoding pilus assembly protein, with protein MNPIRNHRKRQNGAVLFLALTFLLLLTILAVTASSTSIMQERMVGGMRNRQLGLMGVESTLRGAEETLWNLNFNNARHPFPPCLGPTSTTLCAIKVRSDGTLPPYAQNFRTNRSWIDPSSDGAQTYARDMSAMTGDQITANLSTQPRFIIENLGDVLPDSAGKTGGVIQPAGGGASASTLVFYRITARSQGGTDAVVRIAESYYAAIDLGNTGINPN; from the coding sequence ATGAACCCGATCCGCAATCATCGCAAACGTCAGAACGGTGCAGTGCTGTTCCTGGCACTGACGTTCCTGCTGTTGTTGACCATCCTCGCGGTCACGGCCAGCAGCACCTCCATCATGCAGGAACGGATGGTCGGCGGTATGCGCAATCGACAACTGGGACTGATGGGCGTGGAGAGCACGCTGAGAGGTGCGGAAGAGACGCTTTGGAACCTGAATTTCAACAACGCCAGACACCCCTTCCCACCGTGCCTTGGACCGACAAGCACCACCCTTTGTGCCATCAAGGTGCGGTCTGACGGTACGCTTCCGCCCTATGCCCAGAACTTCCGCACCAATCGCAGCTGGATCGATCCGAGCAGTGATGGTGCCCAGACCTATGCCCGCGACATGTCCGCCATGACGGGCGATCAAATCACTGCCAATCTGTCAACCCAGCCCCGCTTCATCATTGAGAATCTGGGCGACGTTCTGCCTGACAGCGCCGGCAAGACGGGTGGCGTAATCCAGCCGGCCGGCGGCGGGGCCAGTGCAAGCACTCTGGTGTTTTACCGCATTACCGCGCGCAGCCAAGGCGGTACTGACGCAGTGGTCCGAATCGCCGAGAGCTACTACGCCGCCATTGATCTGGGCAATACCGGCATCAACCCCAACTAG
- the tadA gene encoding tRNA adenosine(34) deaminase TadA, with amino-acid sequence MTEALALADAAEAMGEVPVAALVVLDGVVIGRGYNRNIVDCDPSAHAEIVALRQAGQAVGNHRLVGASLYCTLEPCIMCAGAIIHARLAQLVYAADDPKTGAVGSVFDIIADPRHNHRVEVVRGVLADQASERLREFFRRKRQLEKEQRNRD; translated from the coding sequence ATGACCGAAGCGCTGGCACTGGCCGACGCTGCCGAAGCCATGGGCGAGGTGCCGGTGGCGGCGTTGGTGGTGCTCGACGGAGTGGTCATCGGCCGCGGCTACAATCGCAATATCGTCGACTGTGACCCGAGCGCGCATGCCGAGATCGTGGCCCTGCGCCAGGCCGGTCAGGCCGTCGGCAATCACCGTCTGGTAGGCGCCAGCCTGTATTGCACGCTGGAGCCGTGCATCATGTGTGCCGGGGCGATCATCCACGCGCGGCTGGCGCAACTGGTGTACGCGGCGGATGATCCGAAGACCGGCGCGGTCGGCAGCGTCTTCGACATCATCGCTGACCCGCGTCACAACCATCGCGTGGAAGTGGTCCGCGGCGTTCTGGCAGACCAGGCCAGCGAGCGCCTGCGGGAGTTTTTCCGGCGCAAACGACAACTGGAAAAGGAACAGCGAAACCGTGACTGA
- a CDS encoding HAMP domain-containing protein, producing the protein MFALTAVAVLLALSALLWVQQRSFQSGLLGYVNQLNRDRAEALIPALAAEYRDQGGWERLRRNPRRFRQLFDPDNLESRMDGPPPPRQEDGLPLGPPEGGRWGPGGAGPPPGRERGFGPEDRQRPGPGRRPPPERPPPPPGRGPGGGADLVARYGLYDAQNAAVIGPPQRWPGSVLLPIHVDEQQVGVLAYQPLPRLESSFDLDFAQAQLRSGVVTALLVLLLASLASMVFARRLAEPLRGMADSAQRIAGGDYAARVSMDRSDEIGELARDFNAMAEALAQNRNARQRWTAEISHELRTPIAVMRAELDALEDGVRPVNREALKSLSAEAERLSRLVDDLYQLSLADAGALAYRFESVDLADLLRQALQSQQSAFTQAGLTLESELPESAPVRGDGGRLAQLWANLAANSCRYTDRGGRVRVSLRQSDGHWRLCWEDSAPGVSAEALQLMFDPLYRVDASRSRAAGGAGLGLAIARRIVDAHGASIHAESSALGGVAIHILWPQS; encoded by the coding sequence ATGTTTGCCTTGACTGCGGTGGCGGTTCTGCTCGCCCTGTCGGCATTGCTGTGGGTCCAGCAGCGCAGCTTTCAGAGCGGCTTGCTGGGCTATGTCAACCAATTGAACCGGGACCGAGCCGAGGCCCTGATTCCGGCACTGGCGGCCGAATACCGTGATCAGGGTGGATGGGAGCGGCTGCGTCGTAATCCGCGGCGGTTCCGGCAGCTGTTTGATCCTGACAACCTCGAGTCGCGAATGGACGGGCCACCGCCGCCGCGGCAGGAAGACGGGCTACCCCTAGGTCCGCCCGAGGGCGGGCGTTGGGGCCCGGGCGGCGCTGGTCCACCGCCGGGCCGTGAGCGCGGCTTCGGCCCGGAAGATCGACAGCGTCCAGGGCCGGGTCGGCGGCCGCCGCCCGAGCGGCCGCCACCACCGCCGGGGCGTGGTCCCGGCGGTGGCGCCGACCTGGTCGCGCGTTACGGGCTCTACGATGCTCAGAATGCTGCCGTGATCGGCCCGCCCCAGCGCTGGCCGGGCTCGGTGCTGCTGCCCATTCATGTCGACGAACAGCAGGTCGGCGTGCTGGCGTATCAACCCCTGCCCAGGCTGGAAAGCAGCTTCGATCTGGATTTCGCCCAGGCGCAATTGCGCAGCGGCGTGGTGACGGCCTTGCTGGTGCTGCTGCTGGCATCACTGGCTTCGATGGTCTTTGCGCGGCGCCTGGCTGAGCCCTTGCGTGGTATGGCCGATAGCGCCCAGCGCATTGCGGGTGGTGACTATGCGGCGCGGGTGTCCATGGATCGCAGTGACGAGATCGGCGAACTGGCTCGGGATTTCAACGCCATGGCCGAGGCGCTGGCGCAGAACCGCAACGCCCGTCAGCGCTGGACCGCGGAAATCAGCCACGAATTGCGCACCCCGATTGCCGTGATGCGTGCGGAACTCGATGCCCTGGAAGACGGCGTGCGCCCGGTCAATCGCGAGGCCCTGAAGTCGCTGTCGGCGGAGGCCGAGCGCCTGTCGCGGCTGGTCGATGATCTCTATCAGCTGTCGCTGGCCGATGCCGGAGCGCTGGCCTATCGCTTTGAGTCAGTCGATCTTGCCGACCTGCTGCGCCAGGCCTTGCAGTCACAGCAGTCGGCTTTCACCCAGGCGGGCTTGACCCTGGAGTCGGAATTGCCCGAGTCCGCGCCGGTGCGCGGTGATGGCGGCCGCCTGGCGCAGCTCTGGGCCAATCTGGCGGCGAACAGCTGTCGCTACACCGATCGTGGCGGCCGGGTGAGAGTATCTCTGCGGCAGAGCGATGGCCATTGGCGGCTGTGCTGGGAGGATTCGGCGCCTGGTGTATCGGCCGAGGCCCTGCAACTGATGTTCGATCCGCTCTATCGCGTCGATGCTTCGCGCTCGCGGGCGGCCGGCGGCGCCGGCCTGGGCCTGGCCATCGCCCGGCGTATTGTCGATGCCCACGGTGCCAGCATCCATGCCGAGTCGTCGGCGCTGGGTGGTGTTGCCATTCACATTCTATGGCCGCAGTCATGA
- a CDS encoding GspH/FimT family pseudopilin — MTPRCNRSAPGHRRDQRGFTLLELIVVLFIVIVLAALAAPSLREMNVRSIVKANTNDLVTALNLARAEAVKRGSDVAVVAQGGDWNNGWAIQTVGVVETLVTHDAIQPDFRVMGAATGGGANDRVVFTATGALRLATGYDFNVCRPSYSPGEAESRRIIVSATGSVRSRRDTTSSPAGNCS, encoded by the coding sequence ATGACTCCTCGTTGCAACAGGTCGGCTCCAGGGCATCGTCGAGACCAACGCGGCTTTACGCTGCTCGAACTCATCGTGGTGTTGTTCATCGTCATCGTGTTGGCCGCACTGGCAGCTCCGTCCTTGCGGGAAATGAATGTCCGTTCGATCGTCAAGGCCAATACCAATGATCTGGTCACTGCGCTGAATCTGGCGCGTGCGGAAGCCGTCAAGCGCGGTAGTGACGTCGCCGTGGTCGCTCAGGGCGGGGACTGGAACAACGGTTGGGCGATTCAGACTGTGGGTGTTGTTGAAACGCTGGTGACCCACGACGCCATCCAGCCGGATTTCCGCGTCATGGGCGCGGCCACGGGCGGCGGAGCCAATGATCGCGTGGTGTTTACGGCGACGGGCGCTCTGCGACTTGCCACGGGCTACGACTTCAATGTCTGTCGCCCGAGCTACAGCCCTGGAGAAGCTGAATCCCGTCGGATCATTGTCTCGGCCACCGGGTCGGTTCGCTCACGACGTGACACCACCAGCTCGCCCGCCGGCAACTGCTCCTGA
- the pilV gene encoding type IV pilus modification protein PilV, translating to MSIAQRQTGFTLIEVMIAVLIFSIGLMGMAALMVLSVKTNQSAYLRTQASFLAQGFADRMRANMSQIPNYNGTYDASTVAPDPCSGGVVCIPTEVLNRDRALFSQQLVNTLPNPTATVNCVGTILGAAGQPTTPYAGQCTLTIQWDEATLSRGTLSATPGTAAADLQTFAWVFQP from the coding sequence ATGTCGATCGCCCAACGCCAAACCGGTTTCACCCTGATCGAGGTCATGATCGCGGTTCTCATCTTCAGCATCGGCCTGATGGGGATGGCCGCGTTGATGGTGTTATCGGTCAAGACCAACCAGAGCGCCTACCTGCGCACCCAGGCGTCCTTTCTCGCGCAGGGTTTCGCCGATCGCATGCGCGCCAACATGAGCCAGATTCCCAACTACAACGGCACCTACGACGCATCCACCGTCGCTCCGGACCCGTGCAGCGGCGGCGTGGTCTGCATCCCGACCGAAGTCCTGAATCGGGACCGTGCGCTGTTCAGCCAGCAGCTGGTCAACACTTTGCCCAACCCCACCGCAACCGTGAACTGCGTGGGCACCATCCTGGGCGCGGCGGGTCAACCGACGACGCCCTATGCCGGGCAGTGCACCTTGACCATCCAGTGGGACGAAGCGACCTTGTCCAGAGGCACGCTCTCAGCCACGCCGGGAACTGCGGCGGCTGACCTGCAGACCTTCGCCTGGGTATTTCAACCATGA
- the guaB gene encoding IMP dehydrogenase produces MRIVAEALTFDDVSLVPAYSNVLPRDVDLATRFSRQLKLNIPIVSAAMDTVTESRLAIAMAQMGGLGIVHKNMTIEQQAAEVRIVKKFEAGVIRDPITVPPEASVREVMKLTRKHQISGVPVVDGAELVGIVTSRDLRFETRMDEPVSRIMTPKPRLITVREGASDDEVLALLHEYRIEKVLVVNDQFQLRGMITVKDIQKARDNPNACKDAQERLRVGAAVGVGGDTEARVHALVEAGVDVIVVDTAHGHSQGVIDRVRWVKQAFPQLQVVGGNITTGDAAMALVDAGADGVKVGVGPGSICTTRIIAGVGVPQITAVSMVAKAIGDTGAAIIADGGIRYSGDVAKALVAGAHCVMIGGLFAGTEEAPGEVELYQGRSYKSYRGMGSLGAMQRGSKDRYFQDDSDADKLVPEGIEGRVPYRGPLRNIVHQLLGGVRASMGYVGCATVAAMRTEPSFVRITNAGVRESHVHDVQITKEAPNYRLD; encoded by the coding sequence ATGCGTATTGTGGCCGAGGCGCTCACTTTTGATGACGTCTCGTTGGTACCGGCTTATTCCAACGTGCTGCCGCGGGATGTCGATCTCGCCACGCGCTTCTCGCGCCAGCTCAAGCTCAACATCCCCATCGTCTCGGCGGCCATGGACACGGTCACCGAGTCGCGCCTGGCCATCGCCATGGCGCAGATGGGTGGATTGGGCATCGTCCACAAGAACATGACGATCGAGCAACAGGCGGCTGAAGTGCGCATCGTCAAGAAGTTCGAGGCCGGCGTGATCCGTGATCCGATCACGGTGCCGCCGGAAGCCAGCGTGCGCGAGGTGATGAAGCTCACGCGCAAGCACCAGATCTCCGGTGTGCCGGTGGTCGACGGCGCCGAGCTGGTCGGCATTGTCACCAGCCGCGATCTGCGCTTCGAAACCCGCATGGACGAGCCCGTCAGCCGCATCATGACGCCCAAGCCGCGCCTGATCACGGTGCGCGAGGGCGCCAGTGATGACGAGGTACTGGCGCTGCTGCATGAGTACCGCATCGAGAAAGTGCTGGTGGTCAACGATCAGTTCCAGCTGCGCGGCATGATCACGGTCAAGGACATCCAGAAGGCCCGCGACAATCCCAACGCCTGCAAGGACGCCCAGGAGCGCCTGCGCGTGGGTGCCGCCGTGGGCGTGGGTGGCGATACCGAAGCCCGCGTGCATGCGCTGGTCGAAGCGGGTGTGGATGTGATTGTCGTCGACACGGCGCACGGTCATTCCCAGGGCGTGATTGATCGCGTGCGCTGGGTCAAGCAGGCCTTCCCGCAGTTGCAGGTGGTTGGCGGCAATATCACCACGGGCGATGCGGCCATGGCGCTGGTCGACGCTGGCGCCGATGGCGTCAAGGTCGGCGTGGGTCCGGGTTCGATCTGCACCACCCGCATCATTGCCGGCGTGGGCGTGCCGCAGATTACGGCGGTGTCGATGGTGGCCAAGGCCATCGGCGACACCGGCGCGGCGATCATTGCCGATGGCGGCATCCGCTACTCCGGCGATGTCGCCAAGGCGCTGGTGGCCGGCGCCCATTGCGTGATGATCGGCGGCCTTTTTGCCGGCACCGAAGAGGCGCCGGGCGAAGTGGAGCTGTATCAGGGCCGCAGCTACAAGTCCTATCGCGGCATGGGCTCGCTGGGCGCCATGCAACGCGGCTCCAAGGATCGCTATTTCCAGGACGATTCCGACGCCGACAAGCTGGTGCCCGAAGGCATCGAGGGCCGGGTGCCTTATCGCGGTCCGCTGCGCAACATCGTCCATCAGCTGCTGGGCGGTGTGCGCGCCAGCATGGGTTATGTCGGTTGCGCCACGGTGGCGGCCATGCGCACGGAGCCCAGCTTCGTGCGCATCACCAATGCCGGCGTGCGCGAGTCTCACGTCCATGATGTGCAGATCACCAAGGAAGCGCCCAACTACAGGCTCGATTGA
- a CDS encoding prepilin-type N-terminal cleavage/methylation domain-containing protein: protein MSVKNRTHSGFTLVELVVVMAILAIIAAIALPAYQNYVLRARRVEGREMLQRIASAQERFYTNRNRYTDDLTTNAGLNLATTTSEGGYYVVGVLVAADGQSYTLTATPQGAQSVDQCANLTVNNVGARGFSGSQTNGKCW, encoded by the coding sequence ATGTCAGTGAAAAACCGGACCCATTCCGGCTTTACCCTCGTTGAACTGGTGGTCGTCATGGCCATTCTGGCAATCATCGCCGCCATCGCGCTGCCCGCTTATCAGAACTATGTGCTACGGGCACGACGCGTAGAGGGACGAGAAATGCTTCAGCGCATCGCCTCGGCCCAGGAACGCTTCTATACGAATCGGAATCGCTACACCGATGATCTGACCACCAACGCCGGATTGAACCTCGCCACCACCACCTCTGAGGGCGGTTACTACGTGGTGGGAGTGTTGGTTGCCGCAGACGGGCAATCGTACACGCTGACGGCGACACCTCAAGGGGCTCAAAGCGTCGATCAGTGTGCCAACCTGACGGTCAATAACGTCGGAGCCAGAGGCTTCTCGGGAAGCCAGACCAACGGCAAGTGCTGGTAG
- the orn gene encoding oligoribonuclease translates to MTGLDTDRDGILEIATLVTDKQLNELAEGPVLAIATPLERLQAMDDWNRNQHGKSGLWQRALDSTVTLAEAEAQTLAFLRQWLPERASPMCGNSICQDRRFLHREMPQLEQFFHYRNLDVSSIKELAKRWAPQIMSGFQKSGAHLAMSDIRDSIAELRHYRQFMGELGGNVVL, encoded by the coding sequence ATGACCGGGCTGGATACCGATCGCGACGGCATCCTCGAGATCGCCACGCTGGTCACGGACAAGCAACTGAACGAACTGGCAGAAGGGCCGGTGCTGGCGATTGCCACGCCGCTGGAACGCCTGCAGGCCATGGACGACTGGAATCGCAACCAGCACGGCAAGAGCGGCTTGTGGCAGCGCGCGCTGGACTCCACCGTCACGCTCGCCGAGGCCGAAGCGCAGACGCTGGCCTTCTTGCGCCAGTGGCTGCCCGAGCGCGCATCCCCGATGTGCGGTAATTCAATCTGCCAGGACCGCCGCTTCCTGCACCGGGAAATGCCGCAGCTGGAGCAATTCTTCCACTACCGCAATCTGGACGTCAGCTCGATCAAGGAGCTGGCCAAACGCTGGGCACCCCAGATCATGAGTGGTTTCCAGAAGTCCGGCGCCCATCTGGCCATGTCCGACATCCGCGATTCCATCGCCGAGTTGCGTCATTACCGCCAGTTCATGGGGGAGCTGGGTGGGAATGTGGTTTTGTAG